In one Rhodopirellula halodulae genomic region, the following are encoded:
- a CDS encoding Trm112 family protein: MITPDILPILRCPADGGQLTLADGELVERINAAIAAGSARDHLDERVTTPIEGGLVNSSANRLYPIRDGIPTLIVDEAIVMTGNSDDQ; the protein is encoded by the coding sequence ATGATCACCCCGGATATTTTGCCTATCTTGCGTTGCCCAGCAGACGGTGGACAACTCACTTTGGCCGATGGCGAGCTGGTTGAGCGGATCAACGCAGCCATCGCCGCCGGGTCGGCTCGCGACCATTTGGACGAGCGGGTGACGACGCCCATCGAAGGCGGGCTGGTCAACTCCTCCGCCAATCGGCTGTATCCAATTCGCGACGGCATCCCGACTCTGATCGTCGACGAAGCAATCGTCATGACGGGAAACTCGGACGATCAGTGA